The following proteins come from a genomic window of Lemur catta isolate mLemCat1 chromosome 4, mLemCat1.pri, whole genome shotgun sequence:
- the LOC123636438 gene encoding 60S ribosomal protein L5-like, which produces MGFVKVVKNKAYFKRYQVKFRRRREGKTDHYARKRLVIQDKNKYSTPKYRMIVCVTNRDIICQIAYARIEGDMIVCAPYTHELPKYGVKVGLTNYAAAYCTGLLLAHRLLNRFGMDKIYEGQVEVTGDEYNVESIDGQPGACMCYLDAGLARTTTGNKVFGALKGAVDGGLSIPHSAKRFPGYDSESKKFNAEVHRKHIRGQNVADYMRYLMEEDEDADAYKKQFSQYIKNNVTPDMEEMYKKAHAAIRDNPVYEKKPKKEVKKKRWNRPKMSLAQKKDRVAQKKASFLRAQERAAES; this is translated from the coding sequence ATGGGGTTTGTTAAAGTTGTTAAGAATAAGGCCTACTTTAAGAGATACCAAGTGAAGTTCAGAAGAAGACGAGAGGGTAAAACTGATCACTATGCTCGGAAACGCTTGGTGATACAGGATAAAAATAAGTACAGTACACCCAAATACAGAATGATAGTTTGTGTAACTAACAGAGATATCATTTGTCAGATTGCTTATGCCCGTATAGAAGGGGATATGATAGTCTGCGCACCTTATACACACGAACTACCAAAATATGGTGTGAAGGTTGGCCTGACAAATTATGCTGCAGCATATTGTACTGGCCTGCTGCTGGCCCACAGGCTTCTCAATAGGTTTGGCATGGACAAGATCTATGAAGGCCAAGTGGAAGTAACAGGAGACGAATACAATGTGGAAAGCATTGACGGCCAGCCTGGTGCTTGTATGTGCTATTTGGATGCAGGCCTTGCCAGAACTACCACTGGCAATAAAGTTTTTGGGGCCCTGAAGGGAGCTGTGGATGGAGGCTTGTCCATCCCTCACAGTGCTAAAAGATTCCCTGGTTATGATTCTGAAAGCAAGAAATTTAATGCTGAAGTACATCGGAAGCACATCAGGGGTCAGAATGTTGCAGATTATATGCGTTATCTAATGGAAGAAGATGAAGATGCAGATGCTTACAAGAAACAGTTCTCTCAATACATAAAGAACAACGTTACTCCAGACATGGAGGAGATGTATAAGAAAGCCCATGCTGCTATACGAGATAATCCAGTCTATGAGAAGAAGCCTAAGAAAGAAGTTAAGAAGAAGAGATGGAACCGTCCCAAAATGTCCCTTGCCCAGAAGAAAGATCGGGTAGCTCAAAAGAAGGCAAGCTTCCTCAGAGCTCAGGAACGGGCAGCTGAAAGCTAA